One window of Quercus robur chromosome 12, dhQueRobu3.1, whole genome shotgun sequence genomic DNA carries:
- the LOC126708757 gene encoding nuclear pore complex protein NUP98B: MKGTKRFAMSDSIPDTNDTAFRNKRVMEGSSADVHRAEPSQQLTMTPPLDMQRAKSSCQHVRALNTQFASWVQAQLKNHPDELWEDGVRDYLAHASNIMEKFSDVVNWLKANAANGGSSSAAESQTKENKMFNETKNSGIKLSQEKAAITLAGTSSSFGTPWSSGLLFNNQSTGFPPASTTTPSATSFSSGAFSNSQTPGSIPGTATAFANSFSSGALSNSQSPGSTPASTTTAFATSLSSGLFSNNQAPGFIPVSTTASFPNLWSSGVFSNNQTPVSFGIQNSGTVNQSSVPTNCDATDDADGENELEQPSSPSVKKSEEKGIVVVHEVKCKLYVKSSDPADKDAWKDKGMGQLSIKCKEGVDKGTKESKPTIIVRNDVGKLLLNALLYPGIKTNLQKNSIVAIFHTSGDNDGSDKVVARTFLIRTKTEEDRNKLATAMQEYAPAS; this comes from the exons ATGAAAGGAACGAAACGTTTTGCCATGTCCGACTCCATTCCCGACACGAACGACACGGCC TTCCGTAATAAAAGAGTGATGGAAGGATCTAGTGCTGATGTTCATAGGGCAGAGCCATCTCAGCAGTTGACAATGACGCCTCCATTGGATATGCAACGGGCTAAGTCATCTTGTCAGCATGTGAGAGCTCTCAATACCCAGTTTGCAAG TTGGGTCCAAGCACAATTGAAGAACCACCCTGATGAACTTTGGGAAGACGGTGTCCGGGACTACCTTGCTCATGCTTCAAACATTATG GAGAAGTTCAGTGATGTTGTCAACTGGCTCAAAGCAAATGCAGCCAATGGAGGTAGCTCTTCTGCTGCAGAATCTCAAACcaaggaaaataaaatgtttaatGAAACCAAGAATAGTGGGATAAAGTTATCTCAAGAGAAAGCTGCCATAACTCTAGCGGGTACCTCTTCAAGCTTTGGAACACCATGGAGTTCTGGACTTTTATTCAATAACCAATCTACTGGGTTTCCTCCAGCGAGCACGACTACACCATCAGCAACTTCATTTAGCTCTGGAGCATTTTCAAACAGTCAAACCCCTGGATCTATTCCAGGCACAGCCACTGCCTTTGCAAATTCATTTAGCTCTGGAGCACTTTCAAATAGTCAAAGCCCTGGATCTACTCCAGCAAGCACAACCACAGCCTTTGCAACTTCATTGAGCTCTGGATTATTTTCAAACAATCAAGCCCCTGGATTTATTCCAGTGAGTACAACTGCAAGCTTTCCAAATTTATGGAGCTCTGGAGTATTTTCAAACAATCAAACTCCTGTCTCTTTTG GAATTCAAAATTCAGGCACTGTTAATCAAAGTTCAGTTCCCACAAACTGTGATGCTACCGATGATGCAGATGGTG aaaatgagtTGGAGCAGCCTAGCAGCCCATCAGTAAAAAAGTCTGAGGAGAAGGGAATAGTTGTTGTTCATGAAGTCAAGTGCAAGCTTTATGTGAAG TCAAGTGATCCGGCAGATAAAGATGCATGGAAAGACAAAGGCATGGGGCAACTTTCCATCAAATGCAAAGAGGGTGTTGACAAGGGTACAAAAGAATCCAAACCAACAATAATTGTTAGAAATGAT GTTGGGAAACTGCTGCTTAATGCTTTGCTATACCCTGGCATCAAGACAAATTTGCAGAAGAATTCCATTGTTGCAATATTCCATACTTCG GGTGATAATGATGGAAGTGATAAAGTTGTTGCACGAACCTTCTTAATTAGGACAAAAACGGAGGAAGATCGAAATAAGCTGGCTACAGCAATGCAAGAATATGCCCCTGCATCATGA